From the genome of Lotus japonicus ecotype B-129 chromosome 6, LjGifu_v1.2, one region includes:
- the LOC130724139 gene encoding uncharacterized protein LOC130724139, with product MAATVKQMAAIVSMLGVVSFILGIVAGRKNLVGRTPILLYDGIVTCMCPPVSVVFAYLSVAFLIAFTKFGYISVFYPYKGKSVPHSEMFKHSTFTTFFHIAFFSSGVASYVLLRSTLITGGELAHLTINIHNGPIYECPTAKIDILEVGAVLSLLSSMLWLVALMLAGNAREEFFGKATLKPYDNAVVVNCCNGKLFLLGLA from the coding sequence ATGGCTGCCACGGTGAAACAAATGGCGGCGATTGTCTCCATGcttggcgttgtttctttcattCTGGGGATCGTTGCTGGGCGCAAGAACCTTGTAGGTAGAACACCAATACTTCTTTATGATGGTATTGTGACCTGTATGTGCCCACCTGTTAGTGTTGTATTTGCGTATCTGTCTGTAGCATTTCTTATTGCATTCACAAAGTTTGGGTATATCTCTGTGTTTTACCCTTATAAAGGAAAGTCTGTCCCACATAGTGAAATGTTTAAACACAGCACTTTCACAACATTCTTCCACATTGCCTTTTTTTCCTCTGGAGTAGCTTCATATGTGTTGTTAAGGTCAACATTGATCACCGGAGGCGAACTGGCTCACCTGACAATCAATATACACAATGGTCCCATCTATGAATGCCCTACAGCTAAAATTGATATCCTTGAAGTTGGTGCAGTTTTATCCCTTCTTTCATCTATGCTTTGGTTGGTTGCCCTCATGTTAGCTGGCAATGCTCGAGAAGAATTTTTTGGTAAAGCTACTTTGAAGCCTTATGATAATGCAGTAGTAGTGAATTGTTGCAATGGTAAATTATTTTTGTTAGGTCTGGCTTGA
- the LOC130722937 gene encoding vacuolar-sorting receptor 6-like, with translation MAFPLFTLLFFLLSSVHGRFVVEKNSITVLSPHKLRAKRDGAIGNFGLPNYGGYIIGSLVYPDKDSHGCHEFEGDKPFKFRSNRPTIVLIDRGECYFALKVWHAQLAGAAAVLVTDSIEESLITMDSPEESLDADGYIEKIVIPSALIEKSFGDALKEALNNKDEVLLRIDWRESMPHPDDRVEYEFWTNSNDECGARCDEQMNFVKNFKGHAQILERGGYTLFTPHYITWFCPRPFVQSSQCKSQCINNGRYCAPDPEKDFGEGYQGKDVVYENLRQLCVHRVANESSRSWVWWDYVTDFHVRCSMKEKRYSKECAETVMESLDLPIEKIKKCMGDPEADVENEVLKNEQQVQVGRGSRGDVTILPTLVINNVQYRGKLERTSVLKAVCAGFKESTEPPVCLSGDIETNECLERNGGCWQDKNASISACKDTFRGRVCECPVVNGVQYRGDGYASCEAFGPARCSLNHGGCWSETRDKLAFSACSESVVNGCKCPVGFRGDGINKCEDVDECKEKSACQCDGCSCKNTWGGYDCKCKGDLLYIKDQDTCIERSGSKSGRFLAFVVIAVVVVAGLAGYIFYKYRLRTYMDSEIMAIMSQYMPLDQQNNVVHAEAQPLRQGEV, from the exons ATGGCTTTTCCCCTCTTCACCTTgctcttcttccttctgagCTCAGTTCATGGCCGCTTTGTGGTGGAGAAGAACAGCATCACCGTTCTGTCTCCCCACAAGCTCAGGGCCAAGCGTGATGGCGCCATAGGAAACTTTGGCCTTCCTAACTATGGAGGATACATCATAGGGTCACTTGTTTATCCAGACAAAGACTCTCATGGGTGCCACGAATTTGAGGGTGATAAGCCTTTCAAGTTTCGCTCTAATCGCCCTACGATTGTTCTCATTGATCGTGGAG AGTGTTACTTTGCCTTGAAGGTGTGGCATGCCCAACTAGCGGGAGCTGCAGCAGTTTTAGTGACTGATAGCATAGAGGAGTCCCTAATAACCATGGATTCTCCTGAGGAGAGCCTTGATGCTGACGGCTACATAGAGAAGATTGTGATTCCATCAGCTCTGATAGAGAAGTCCTTTGGTGATGCTTTGAAGGAAGCTTTAAACAACAAAGATGAAGTTTTGCTAAGAATAGACTGGAGAGAGTCAATGCCTCACCCTGATGACAGGGTTGAGTATGAGTTCTGGACTAACAGTAATGACGAATGTGGAGCTCGCTGCGATGAGCAGATGAATTTTGTGAAGAATTTCAAGGGTCATGCTCAGATTCTTGAGAGGGGTGGTTATACCTTATTTACTCCACACTATATTACTTGGTTTTGTCCAAGGCCTTTTGTTCAAAGCAGTCAGTGTAAGTCCCAATGTATAAACAATGGAAGATATTGTGCGCCGGATCCGGAGAAGGATTTTGGAGAGGGATATCAAGGGAAGGATGTGGTGTATGAGAATCTGAGGCAGCTTTGTGTCCATAGAGTTGCGAACGAGAGCAGCCGTTCGTGGGTCTGGTGGGATTATGTGACAGATTTCCATGTCCGGTGTTCTATGAAGGAGAAAAGATACAGCAAAGAATGTGCTGAAACTGTCATGGAATCATTAG ATCTTCCAATTGAGAAAATTAAGAAATGCATGGGTGACCCTGAAGCAGATGTTGAGAATGAAGTGTTAAAGAATGAGCAACAAGTCCAG GTTGGGAGAGGATCTCGTGGTGATGTCACTATCTTGCCAACATTGGTTATAAATAATGTCCAATATAGAG GAAAATTGGAGAGAACTTCTGTCCTGAAGGCTGTATGTGCAGGATTTAAGGAGAGTACTGAACCTCCAGTTTGTTTAAGTGGAG ATATTGAGACTAATGAGTGCCTTGAAAGAAATGGAGGCTGCTGGCAAGACAAAAATGCTAGCATAAGTGCTTGCAAG GATACTTTCAGGGGAAGAGTTTGTGAGTGCCCTGTCGTGAATGGTGTTCAGTATAGAGGTGATGGTTATGCATCATGTGAAG CTTTTGGACCTGCAAGGTGTTCTCTAAACCATGGAGGTTGTTGGTCCGAAACTAGAGATAAATTAGCTTTCTCAGCTTGCTCA GAATCAGTGGTAAATGGCTGTAAGTGTCCAGTTGGGTTTCGCGGAGACGGTATTAATAAATGTGAAG ATGTTGATGAATGTAAGGAAAAAAGTGCATGTCAGTGTGATGGCTGCAGCTGCAAGAACACTTGGGGCGGTTACGATTGTAAGTGCAAAGGAGATCTTCTATACATAAAGGACCAAGATACTTGTATTG AAAGAAGTGGATCGAAATCTGGACGGTTTCTTGCCTTTGTGGTCATAGCAGTTGTTGTGGTGGCTGGTCTAGCTGGCTACATATTCTACAAATACAGGCTCAGG ACTTACATGGACTCAGAGATCATGGCTATCATGTCGCAATACATGCCACTGGACCAGCAAAATAATGTAGTTCATGCTGAAGCTCAGCCTTTACGACAAGGCGAGGTATAA